Proteins encoded in a region of the Sphingopyxis sp. OAS728 genome:
- a CDS encoding winged helix-turn-helix domain-containing protein, whose protein sequence is MSTEPLDPNNLAPRPDFSLGGATISPSMRSIRGAGGKAVVEPRMMQVLVAMAEAPGRLVARDDLLARCWKGTIVGDDSLNRAIAGLRRALGAAAGDALRVETVPGAGYALLIADDGELVSHAIDAGWQSWKLGAPFVDQAALSQLRAAAAATPSRADVHGMLALILRNGAEYADLDLCADLVRECEGAAAHALAIDPAQPHARTALIGLPPLFGDWTARRPKLIAALEESPDDIVAAHDLCMLEMATGRPGAAAAISSRLIAIEPLAATLHYKQVYQLWSTDQLAAMDRVE, encoded by the coding sequence GTGTCGACGGAGCCGCTTGATCCGAACAATCTGGCGCCGCGCCCCGACTTCTCGCTGGGCGGCGCGACGATCAGCCCGTCGATGCGAAGCATCCGGGGGGCAGGGGGCAAGGCGGTCGTCGAGCCCCGCATGATGCAGGTGCTGGTCGCGATGGCCGAGGCGCCCGGCCGCCTGGTCGCGCGCGACGACCTGCTCGCGCGATGCTGGAAGGGCACGATCGTCGGGGACGACAGCCTGAACCGGGCGATCGCGGGGCTTCGCCGGGCGTTGGGCGCGGCGGCGGGCGATGCCTTGCGCGTCGAGACGGTTCCTGGAGCGGGCTATGCGCTGCTGATTGCCGACGACGGCGAACTTGTTTCACACGCGATCGATGCCGGCTGGCAGAGCTGGAAGCTGGGCGCGCCGTTCGTCGATCAGGCCGCGCTGTCCCAGTTGCGGGCTGCGGCTGCCGCGACGCCGTCGCGCGCCGACGTGCACGGGATGCTTGCGCTGATCCTGCGGAACGGCGCCGAATATGCCGACCTCGACCTGTGTGCCGACCTCGTCCGCGAATGCGAGGGCGCCGCTGCGCATGCGTTGGCGATCGACCCCGCGCAGCCGCATGCGCGCACCGCGCTGATCGGTCTGCCTCCGCTGTTCGGAGACTGGACCGCACGCCGCCCGAAATTGATCGCGGCGCTGGAAGAGAGCCCGGACGATATCGTTGCGGCGCATGACCTGTGCATGCTGGAAATGGCGACCGGCCGGCCGGGTGCCGCCGCCGCCATCAGCAGCCGGTTGATCGCGATCGAGCCGCTGGCCGCGACCTTGCACTACAAACAAGTCTACCAGCTCTGGTCGACCGATCAGCTGGCTGCGATGGACCGGGTTGAGTGA
- a CDS encoding (d)CMP kinase — protein MIIAVDGPTASGKGTLARQLADHYGLPVLDTGLLYRAVGYQTQLNHGDADNATDALAACDFPDSLLDDPALRYETTGGLASRVSVHPAVRAALFQRQVDFANQPGGAVLDGRDIGTVIAPHADAKLFVTASPEERARRRHAEMRGRGVDVTYDAVLADVHARDARDTGRADAPLLRADDALLLDNTDMDKDAALAVAIAFVEERLKHRG, from the coding sequence GTGATCATCGCCGTCGACGGCCCCACCGCGTCGGGCAAGGGCACCCTCGCCCGCCAGCTCGCCGACCATTATGGCCTGCCCGTGCTCGACACCGGCCTGCTCTATCGCGCGGTCGGTTATCAGACGCAGCTCAACCATGGCGACGCCGACAATGCGACCGATGCGCTGGCCGCATGCGACTTCCCCGACAGCTTGCTCGATGATCCGGCGCTGCGTTATGAAACCACCGGCGGGCTCGCCAGCCGGGTATCGGTCCATCCCGCCGTCCGCGCGGCGCTGTTCCAGCGCCAGGTCGATTTCGCCAACCAGCCGGGCGGCGCAGTGCTCGACGGGCGCGATATCGGCACCGTCATCGCGCCGCATGCCGATGCCAAGCTGTTCGTCACCGCCAGCCCCGAAGAACGCGCGCGCCGCCGCCATGCCGAAATGCGCGGGCGCGGGGTCGATGTGACCTATGACGCCGTGCTCGCCGACGTCCATGCCCGTGACGCTCGCGACACCGGACGTGCCGACGCGCCGCTGCTTCGCGCCGACGACGCCTTGCTGCTCGACAATACGGACATGGACAAGGACGCCGCGCTCGCCGTCGCCATCGCCTTCGTCGAGGAACGGCTGAAGCACCGCGGCTAG
- a CDS encoding integration host factor subunit beta yields MIRSELVQKIASENSDLRLEEVEHIVDTFFDSIVDQLAAGGRVELRGFGAFSTRSRESRTGRNPRTGAAVDVKAKNVPYFKPGKEMRERLNS; encoded by the coding sequence ATGATCCGGTCAGAACTGGTTCAAAAGATCGCTAGCGAAAACAGCGATTTGCGTCTCGAGGAAGTCGAGCACATCGTCGACACTTTCTTCGATTCCATCGTAGACCAGCTCGCTGCGGGCGGCCGCGTCGAGCTGCGCGGCTTTGGCGCCTTCTCGACCCGTTCGCGCGAATCGCGCACGGGCCGCAACCCCCGAACGGGGGCGGCCGTCGACGTGAAGGCCAAAAACGTGCCTTATTTCAAACCGGGCAAGGAAATGCGCGAACGTCTGAACAGCTAA
- the rpsA gene encoding 30S ribosomal protein S1: protein MATTAFPTRDDFAAMLDESLGGADGGFEGRVVKGTVTAIENDLAVIDIGLKSEGRVPLREFAMPGQKADINVGDEVEVYVDRVENANGETMLSRDRARREAAWDRLEEEFNKEARVEGVIFGRVKGGFTVDLGGAVAFLPGSQVDIRPVRDVGPLMDLPQPFQILKMDRRRGNIVVSRRAILEETRAEQRSGLIMNLEEGQIIEGAVKNITDYGAFVDLGGIDGLLHVTDMSYKRVNHPSEVINIGDTVRVQIIRINRDTQRISLGMKQLESDPWEGVAAKYPVGAKLSGTVTNITDYGAFVELEAGIEGLVHVSEMSWVKKNVHPGKIVSTSQEVDVIVLEVDSDKRRISLGLKQAQSNPWGAFAETHPVGSVVEGEVKNATEFGLFVGLPGDVDGMVHMSDIAWGISGEEALHLHRKGEAVQVVVLDVDVEKERISLGIKQLEKGAPAVGGGAAAAGSVKKNDVVTVTVLEVRDNGLEVQAGDDGATGFIKRADLGRDRDEQRAERYQVGQKFDAMVIGFDRSKKPNFSVKAMQIAEEKQAVAQYGSSDSGASLGDILGEALKAGKKD, encoded by the coding sequence ATGGCCACTACGGCTTTCCCGACGCGCGACGATTTCGCCGCGATGCTCGATGAATCGCTTGGTGGTGCCGACGGCGGCTTTGAAGGCCGCGTCGTCAAGGGCACCGTGACCGCGATCGAAAACGACCTGGCAGTGATCGACATCGGCCTAAAGAGCGAAGGCCGCGTGCCGCTTCGCGAATTCGCGATGCCGGGCCAGAAGGCCGACATCAACGTCGGTGACGAAGTCGAAGTCTATGTCGACCGCGTCGAAAACGCCAATGGCGAAACCATGCTGTCGCGCGACCGTGCTCGCCGCGAAGCCGCCTGGGACCGCCTGGAAGAAGAATTCAACAAGGAAGCCCGCGTCGAAGGCGTCATCTTCGGCCGCGTCAAGGGCGGCTTTACCGTCGACCTCGGCGGCGCCGTGGCGTTCCTTCCGGGTTCGCAGGTCGATATCCGCCCCGTGCGCGACGTCGGCCCGCTCATGGACCTGCCGCAGCCCTTCCAGATCCTGAAGATGGATCGCCGCCGCGGCAACATCGTCGTGTCGCGCCGCGCCATCCTCGAAGAAACGCGCGCCGAACAGCGCTCGGGCCTGATCATGAACCTCGAAGAAGGCCAGATCATCGAAGGCGCGGTCAAGAACATCACCGATTATGGTGCGTTCGTCGACCTCGGCGGCATCGATGGCCTGCTCCATGTCACCGACATGAGCTACAAGCGCGTCAACCACCCGAGCGAAGTCATCAACATCGGTGACACCGTCCGCGTCCAGATCATCCGCATCAACCGCGACACGCAGCGCATCAGCCTCGGCATGAAGCAGCTCGAAAGCGATCCGTGGGAAGGCGTCGCCGCCAAATACCCGGTCGGTGCGAAGCTGTCGGGCACCGTCACGAACATCACCGATTATGGTGCGTTCGTCGAACTCGAAGCCGGCATCGAAGGCCTCGTCCACGTCAGCGAAATGTCGTGGGTCAAGAAGAACGTCCACCCCGGCAAGATCGTCTCGACCAGCCAGGAAGTCGACGTCATCGTCCTCGAAGTCGACAGCGACAAGCGCCGCATCTCGCTCGGCCTCAAGCAGGCCCAGTCGAACCCCTGGGGCGCGTTCGCCGAAACCCACCCGGTGGGCTCGGTCGTCGAAGGCGAAGTCAAGAACGCGACCGAATTCGGTCTGTTCGTCGGCCTGCCGGGCGACGTCGACGGCATGGTTCACATGTCGGACATCGCTTGGGGCATCTCGGGCGAAGAAGCGCTGCACCTCCACCGCAAGGGCGAGGCCGTGCAGGTCGTCGTTCTCGACGTCGACGTCGAGAAGGAACGCATCAGCCTCGGCATCAAGCAGCTTGAAAAGGGTGCTCCGGCCGTTGGCGGCGGTGCCGCCGCTGCTGGCTCGGTGAAGAAGAACGACGTCGTTACCGTCACCGTCCTCGAAGTCCGCGACAACGGCCTCGAAGTCCAGGCTGGCGACGATGGCGCGACCGGCTTCATCAAGCGCGCCGACCTCGGCCGCGACCGCGACGAGCAGCGCGCCGAACGTTACCAGGTCGGCCAGAAGTTCGATGCGATGGTCATCGGCTTCGACCGCTCGAAAAAGCCGAACTTCTCGGTCAAGGCGATGCAGATCGCCGAAGAGAAGCAGGCTGTGGCTCAGTATGGCTCGTCGGACTCGGGTGCCTCGCTCGGCGACATCCTCGGCGAAGCGCTGAAGGCCGGCAAGAAGGATTAA
- a CDS encoding ABC transporter ATP-binding protein, with amino-acid sequence MTAVLEISGLGKTYKSGHTALSDVDLTINKGEIFALLGPNGAGKTTMISIVCGIVTASAGTVTVAGHDHARDYRAARTMIGLVPQELHTDAFETVMATVTFSRGLFGKPRNPAFIEQLLRDLSLWDKRTSKIMELSGGMKRRVMIAKALSHEPEILFLDEPTAGVDVELRRDMWNMVRGLRERGVTIILTTHYIEEAEEMADRVGVITGGRLILVEQKDELIKKLGRKTLTLNLAEPLTAIPDELAQWKLALAGEGNELVYEFDSRAEATGVPSLLRRMTDIGVQFKDLHTRQSSLEDIFVGLVHDSNGTKGEAA; translated from the coding sequence ATGACAGCGGTCCTTGAAATTTCCGGCCTCGGAAAAACCTATAAAAGCGGTCACACAGCGCTGAGCGATGTCGACCTCACCATCAACAAGGGCGAGATTTTCGCGCTGCTCGGGCCGAATGGCGCGGGCAAGACGACGATGATCAGTATCGTCTGCGGGATCGTGACCGCGAGCGCGGGGACGGTGACCGTCGCCGGGCACGACCATGCGCGCGATTATCGCGCCGCGCGGACGATGATCGGGCTGGTGCCGCAGGAACTGCACACCGACGCGTTCGAGACGGTGATGGCGACTGTGACCTTCTCGCGCGGATTGTTCGGCAAGCCGCGCAACCCGGCATTCATCGAGCAGCTGCTGCGCGACCTGTCTTTGTGGGACAAGCGCACGTCGAAAATCATGGAATTGTCAGGCGGCATGAAGCGCCGCGTGATGATCGCCAAGGCGCTCAGCCACGAACCCGAAATCCTGTTCCTCGACGAACCGACCGCTGGTGTCGACGTCGAGCTCCGCCGCGACATGTGGAACATGGTGCGCGGGCTGCGCGAGCGCGGCGTCACGATCATCCTCACCACACATTATATCGAGGAGGCCGAGGAAATGGCCGACCGCGTCGGAGTGATTACCGGCGGCCGGCTGATCCTGGTCGAGCAGAAGGACGAGCTGATCAAGAAATTGGGCCGCAAGACGCTAACGCTCAACCTCGCCGAGCCGCTGACGGCGATTCCCGACGAGCTGGCGCAGTGGAAACTGGCGCTCGCGGGCGAGGGCAACGAGCTGGTCTATGAGTTCGACAGCCGCGCCGAGGCGACGGGCGTGCCGTCGCTGCTGCGGCGGATGACCGACATCGGGGTCCAGTTCAAGGACCTGCACACGCGGCAAAGTTCGCTCGAGGATATTTTCGTCGGGCTGGTGCATGACTCGAACGGTACAAAGGGAGAAGCCGCATGA
- a CDS encoding ABC transporter permease — translation MTANWRGVRAIYAFEMARFGRTFWTSLMLPVITTALYFVVFGSAIGSRMTEVSNVPYGAFIVPGLMMLTMFTESISNASFGIYMPKWTGTIYEMLSAPLSPLETVIAYVGAAATKSVVIGSIIFATAHLFVDVQVAHPLLMAAFMILMAVTFCLFGFIIGIWAQSFEQLQVIPMLVIYPLTFLGGAFYSLDMLPAVWRTITLFNPVVYLISGFRWTFFGKGDVGIEVSMGAVALFLALCLGIIFSMFRTGYRLKN, via the coding sequence ATGACCGCGAACTGGCGCGGTGTGCGCGCGATATATGCCTTTGAAATGGCGCGCTTCGGGCGCACCTTCTGGACCAGCTTGATGCTGCCGGTGATCACCACCGCGCTTTATTTCGTCGTTTTCGGATCGGCGATCGGCAGCCGGATGACCGAGGTCAGCAACGTTCCCTATGGCGCGTTCATCGTGCCGGGGCTGATGATGCTGACGATGTTCACCGAAAGCATCAGCAACGCGTCGTTCGGCATCTATATGCCGAAATGGACGGGGACGATTTATGAGATGCTGTCGGCGCCGCTGTCGCCGCTCGAAACGGTGATCGCCTATGTCGGCGCCGCGGCGACGAAGTCGGTGGTGATCGGATCGATCATTTTTGCGACCGCGCACCTGTTCGTCGACGTGCAGGTCGCGCATCCGCTGTTGATGGCGGCCTTCATGATCCTGATGGCGGTGACCTTTTGCCTGTTCGGCTTCATCATCGGTATCTGGGCGCAGAGTTTCGAGCAGCTTCAGGTGATCCCGATGCTGGTGATCTATCCGCTGACCTTCCTCGGCGGCGCTTTCTATTCGCTCGACATGTTGCCTGCAGTGTGGCGGACGATCACCCTGTTCAATCCCGTCGTCTATCTGATCAGCGGGTTCCGCTGGACCTTCTTTGGCAAGGGCGACGTTGGGATCGAAGTCAGCATGGGCGCGGTGGCGCTATTCCTGGCTTTGTGCCTCGGCATCATTTTCTCGATGTTCCGGACCGGCTACCGGCTCAAGAACTGA
- the aroA gene encoding 3-phosphoshikimate 1-carboxyvinyltransferase, protein MTDQTATPRSFSASVPLKGRIAIPGDKSISHRSLMLSALAVGESRVTGLLEGHDVLATAAAMRAMGATIERQDDGEWVIDGVGVGGLLQPREALDMGNSGTSTRLLMGLVASHPITATFVGDASLSGRPMGRVIDPLSAMGADISASPGGRLPLMVRGLAPAIPLTYRLPMASAQVKSAVLLAGLNTPGITEVIEPVPTRDHSERMLRGFGADLTVETDTDGTRHIRIRGEAELKPQTIVVPGDPSSAAFFIVAALIVPGSDITIANVGLNPTRAGLVEVLQQMGGDIILQDAREVGGEPVADLRVRHSNLKGIEVDPAIVPSMVDEFPILFVAAAFAEGRTVTTGLDELRVKESDRIAVMAAGLKAIGARVEESEDGLVIDGTGGEPLPGGATVAGHLDHRICMSFAVAGLVSKTPVTIDDIAPVATSFPNFEELLAGLKDQHHEL, encoded by the coding sequence ATGACCGATCAAACCGCCACACCGCGCAGCTTTTCCGCTTCCGTTCCGCTTAAAGGTAGGATCGCGATTCCGGGTGACAAGAGCATCTCGCACCGCTCGCTGATGCTCTCGGCGCTCGCGGTGGGGGAAAGCCGCGTCACCGGGCTGCTCGAAGGGCATGACGTGCTCGCGACCGCCGCCGCGATGCGCGCGATGGGAGCGACGATCGAACGTCAGGACGACGGCGAATGGGTGATCGACGGCGTCGGCGTTGGCGGGCTGCTCCAGCCGCGTGAGGCGCTCGACATGGGCAACAGCGGCACCTCGACACGCCTGCTCATGGGCCTCGTCGCGAGCCACCCGATCACGGCGACCTTCGTCGGCGACGCCAGCCTGTCTGGCCGACCGATGGGCCGCGTCATCGATCCGCTGAGCGCGATGGGCGCCGATATCAGTGCCTCGCCCGGCGGCCGACTGCCGCTGATGGTCCGCGGCCTCGCGCCCGCCATCCCCCTCACCTATCGCCTGCCGATGGCTTCGGCACAGGTAAAGAGCGCCGTGCTGCTCGCGGGCCTCAACACGCCGGGAATCACCGAAGTGATCGAACCCGTGCCGACGCGCGACCATAGCGAACGCATGCTGCGCGGCTTCGGCGCCGATTTGACCGTAGAAACCGACACCGACGGCACGCGCCACATCCGCATTCGTGGCGAGGCCGAGCTTAAGCCGCAGACGATCGTCGTTCCGGGCGATCCGTCGTCGGCCGCCTTCTTCATCGTCGCGGCGCTGATCGTTCCGGGCTCCGACATCACCATCGCCAATGTCGGACTCAACCCGACGCGCGCTGGGCTCGTCGAGGTGCTGCAGCAGATGGGTGGCGACATCATATTGCAGGACGCCCGCGAGGTCGGAGGCGAACCCGTCGCCGACCTCCGCGTCCGCCACAGCAATCTGAAGGGCATCGAGGTCGACCCCGCCATCGTGCCGAGCATGGTCGACGAATTCCCGATCCTCTTCGTCGCCGCCGCATTCGCCGAGGGCCGCACCGTGACCACCGGCCTCGACGAACTGCGCGTCAAGGAAAGCGACCGCATCGCGGTGATGGCCGCCGGGCTCAAAGCGATCGGCGCGCGCGTCGAAGAAAGCGAGGACGGGCTCGTCATCGACGGCACCGGCGGCGAGCCCCTGCCCGGCGGCGCGACCGTTGCCGGCCATCTCGATCACCGCATCTGCATGAGCTTCGCGGTCGCGGGTCTCGTCAGCAAGACGCCGGTGACAATCGACGACATCGCCCCGGTCGCGACCAGCTTCCCCAATTTCGAGGAACTGCTGGCGGGGTTGAAGGATCAACATCATGAGCTATGA